GCAGCTTGGTCTTGGCCACGGTGGGATCGATGGCGGCGTCGTACTGCAGGGGGCCTTCCAGGGAGAGCTGGGGAGCCTTTTCCTTGGCCAGGGCCGTGGCTTCCACCACCACATCCACGTCGGCACCCTTGCCGGACGTGCCGGTGGAGTAGGAGAGCATGGCCACACGGGGCTCGATGCCGAAGACCCTGGCGGTATCGGCGGAGGCCACGGCGATCTCGGCCAGCTGCTGGGAGGTGGGGTTGGGGTTGACGGCGCAGTCGCCGAAGACCAGCACGCGGTCCTTGAGGCACATCAGGAAGACCGAGGAGACCACGGAATAGCCGGGCTTGGTCTTGATGAACTCGAAGGCGGGACGGATGGTGTGGGCGGTGGTGTTCACGGCGCCGGAGACCATGCCGTCGGCATCGTCCTTCTTGACCATCATGGTGGCGAAGTAGGTGGCGTCGCTCATGACGTCGCGGGCACGTTCGATGGTCACGCCCTTGGCCTTGCGCAGTTCGGCGTAGGTGGCGGCGTAGTCTTCGAACTTGGGCGAGGTGGTGGGATCGATGATGGTGGCCTTGCTGACGTCAAGGTGCAGTTCGCGGGCCAGCTTGTTGATCTTGTCCTCATTGCCCAGCAGGATGATGTCGGCCACTTCGCGGCGCAGCAGGATGTCCGTGGCCTGCAGGATGCGGGGTTCCTCGCCTTCGGCCAGGACGATGCGCATCTTGTTGGCCTTGGCGCGCTCGATGAGGTTCAGTTCGAACATCATGGGCGTCATGCGGCCGGGTTTGGTCATGTTCAGGCGGGCGCTGATCTCCTTGCCGTTGACGTAGTGGTCATACAGGCCCAGCACGGTGTTGATCTTGCGGGTATCGGTGGGCTCGATGAGGCCGTAGATCTCCTGCAGGGACATGAAGGCCTTGGAGGTGTGCTGGTCGGTCAGCAGCACGGGCAGGGGAGCGCCGGTCCAGCCCTCGATGAGGCTGCTCACTTCGGCGCTGGGGCGGATGCCGCCGGTCAGCAGCACGCCGGCGATGTCGGGCTTGCTGGAGGACAGGCGGGAGGCGATGGAGGCCAGCAGGATGTCGGTGCGGTCGCCGGGGGTGACGATGAGCTGATCCTTGGCCAGGTAGCCCAGGAAGTTGTCCACATGCATGGCGGCGATGAGGTAGTCGCCCACCAGGGCGTCGAGGTGGGCCTCGCCGGAGAGCACCTCGGCATTGAGGCCCTTCTGCAGGTCGCGCATGGTGGCGCGGCCCAGGGCGGGCTCGTCCGGGATGGCGTAGACCAGGCCGGGCTTGCCGTCCACGGCAAAGATGTCGCTCAGGTCGTCGGCTTCGGCGCGGGTCAGGCTGGCGCGGTTGACGATGGTGGCGATGACATCCAGGGAGTAGGGGGCCATGGAGTCGCGGGTCACCAGCAGGGAGTCGCGCACGTCCTCGGCGGTCTTGCCTTCACCACTGGTGATGAGCATCACGGGGCAGCCCAGGTTGGAGGCGATCTCGGCGTTCAGTTCGAATTCGAAGACCGGGTCCTTGCCCAGGAAGTCGGTGCCCACGCAGAGCACGAAATCGTGGCGGCTCTGGAGTTCCTTGAACTTCTGGATGATGTTCTCGATGACCAGGTTGCGGTCGCCCTGATTGATGATGGTGCGCACTTCCTGGTAGGTGTAGGCGAAGGTGTCGCAGTAGTCCTGCTTGAGCTTGAAATGTTCCAGCAGCAGGTTGATGTCCGGGGCGCGGTCATCCAGCTGGGGTTCATTGATGATGGGGCGAAAGATGGCCACATCCTGCATGTTGCGGCTCAGGATGGACATGGTGCCCAGGGCGATGGCGCGCTTGCCGGTGCGCGGGCCCGTGGCGGTAAGGTATAGGGCGCGATGCATGGTTTCCTCCAGGACGGGGCGCTGGCCCCGGTGAATCGATGCCGTTATGGTTGAAGTTTCGCAAGCCGGAAACTTCCAGAGCGCGGATGGGCTGATGGCGCGCCGCGCGCCGCGGCCCGCAGGCCGCTGCCCGGGCGGGCGGAAATATGGTGGTGCTCCATGCGGGGCTGCCGTCCCGGCATGGGCGCGTCCTGGCCGGCGGTGCCGGAGGACGCGGGGGCCGGACCCGTGCTCCAGATAATGGGGGCGCGGCCGTTGCGGCCGCGCCCCTTCATTCATTCAGCGTATGCCGGCTTAGTTTTCGCTGCCGGGATGGGGCAGGCTGGCCAGCTGCTTGTACAGAGCGTGACGCTCGTTGTAGGCCTTGTCCAGTTCGGCCTTGAGCTGCTTGGACACTTCGGGATCCTTCTTGTCCAGAGCGGCAAAACGGGTCTCGCCGGCCAGGAAGGCCTGCAGTTCACCGTTGGGATCCTTGGTGTAGTCCAGCTGGAAGGGATTCTTGCCTTCCTTGGCCAGTTCGGGGTTGAAGCGGTACAGGGGCCAGTAGCCGGTCTGCACGGCCAGCTTTTCTTCTTCCTGGCTCTTGCCCATGCCCTTGCGGATGCCCTGGTTGATGCAGGGAGCGTAGGCGATGATCAGCGAGGGGCCCTTGTAGGCTTCGGCTTCGCGGAAGGCCTTGAGCACCTGCTGCTTGTCGGCGCCCATGGCGATGGAGGCCACGTACACATAGCCGTAGCTCATGGCCATGCGGCCCAGGTCCTTCTTGCCGATGCGCTTGCCGGCAGCGGCGAACTGGGCGATGGCGCCCAGCGGGGTGGACTTGGAGGCCTGACCGCCGGTGTTGGAGTACACTTCGGTATCCATCACCAGGACGTTGATGTCGTCGCCGGAAGCCAGGACGTGGTCCAGACCGCCGTAACCGATGTCGTAGGCCCAGCCGTCACCACCGAAGATCCACACGCTCTTCTTGGTGAAGAGGTCGCCCATATCCCACAGCTTGTGGGCCAGGGCGTGGTTGGCTTCGGACAGGCTGTCCAGGTTGTCCAGGATCTCTTCGCCGAACTTGCGGGAGCCTTCGGCGTCGTCCATGTTGTCCAGCCAGCCCTGCAGGGAGGCCTTCAGTTCGTCGTCGATGCCTTCGGTGGCCAGGGCTTCCTTGACGGCCAGGGCCAGGGCGCCGCGGCGCTGTTTGTAGCCCAGACCGATGCCGCAGCCGAATTCGGCGGCGTCTTCAAAGAGGCTGTTGCCCCAGGCGGGACCGAAGCCGTCCTTGTTGGTGGTGTAGGGCGTGGTGGGGGAAGAGGCACCCCAGATGGAGGAGCAGCCGGTGGCGTTGGCGATCAGCATGCGTTCGCCGAACAGCTGGGTGAGCACCTTGACGTAGGGGGTTTCACCGCAGCCGGCGCAGGCGCCGGAGAACTCGTGCAGGGGCTGCTGCAGCTGGGAACCCTTGACGGTGTCGCGAGCCATCAGGTCGTCCTTGATGGAGACGTTGGCTTCGGCGAAGGCCAGGTTGGCCACCTGGGCGTCGATCTGGGTATCCAGGGGCTTCATGGACAGGGCGCGCTTTTCAGGCTTGGTGGGGCAGACTTCCACGCAGGAGCCGCAGCCCAGGCAGTCTTCGGCGTACACCTGCATGCGGAACTTCATGCCGGTCAGTTCCTTGCCCTTGGCGGGCACGGTCACGAAGCTTTCGGGAGCGCCGGCCAGTTCTTCGTCATTGGCGACCACGGGACGGATGGCGGCGTGGGGGCACACGAAGGAGCACTGGCAGCACTGGATGCAGTTGTCGGCCACCCATTCGGGCACGTTGATGGCCACGCCGCGCTTTTCACAGGCGGCGGTGCCCAGGGGCATGATGCCGGCGGGTTCCATGGCGGACACGGGCAGCTTGTCGCCGCGCTGGGCCAGGATGGGACGCACCACACCGGCGATGTAGTCGTCGTCGCCGCAATGGCAGACTTCGGCGCCTTCGGTGGCGTCAGCCCAGGATTCGGGGTACTTGATCTCGACCAAGGCGTCCATGCCCTTGTCCACGGCGGCGATGTTCATGTTGACGATCTTGTCGCCCTTCATGCCGTAGGTCTTCTTGATGGATTCCTTCAGCAGGGCCACGGCCTTGTCGAAGTCGATGACGTTGGCCAGCTTGAAGAAGGCGGTCTGCATGATCATGTTGATGCGGCCGCCCAGACCCACTTCCTGGGCCACGGCAACGGCGTCAACATTGAAGAACTTCAGGTGCTTGCGGGCGATGGTGCGCTTCATGGAAGCAGGCAGGTGCTTTTCCATGTCTTCCAGCGACCAGTTGGAGTTCAGCACGAAGGTGCCGCCGTCCTTGATGCCGTCCAGGATGTCGTACTGGGTGACATAGGCGGCCTTGTGGCAGGCGATGTAGTCGGCCTGGGTGATGAGGTAGGACGACTGGATGGGGCTCTTGCCGAAGCGCAGGTGGGACACGGTGAAGCCGCCGGACTTCTTGGAGTCGTAAGCGAAGTAGGCCTGGGCGTACATGTCGGTGTTGTCGCCGATGATCTTGACGGCCTGCTTGTTGGCGCCCACGGTGCCGTCGGCGCCCAGACCGAAGAACTTGCACTGCACGGTGCCGGCGGGCACGGTGTCGATCTCTTCTTCAACGTCGAGGCTCAGGTTGGTCACGTCGTCGTTGATGCCCACGGTGAAGTGGTTCTTGGGGGCCAGGCCCAGCATGTTGTCGAACACGGCCTTGGCCATGCCGGGGGTGAAGTCCTTGGAGCCCAGACCGTAACGGCCGCCCACGATGGTGGGAGCTTCGCCCTTTTCCATGAAGGCCGTGCACACGTCCTGGTACAGGGGCTCGCCCAGGGAACCGGGTTCCTTGGTGCGGTCGAGGACGGTGATGGTGGTGGCGGTGGCGGGGATGGCCTGCAGCAGGTGTTCGGCCGAGAAGGGACGGAACAGATGCACTTTCACCAGGCCCACGCGCTGGCCGCGTTCGTTCAGGTAGTTGACGGTTTCCTGGATGACTTCACAGGAGGAACCCATGCTGATGATCACGCGGTCGGCTTCGGGATGGCCCACATAGTCGAACAGGCGATGCTTGCGGCCGGTGATGGCGGCCACTTTCTTCATGTTTTCCAGCACGATGCCGGGCACGGCGTCATAGTACAGGTTGCTGGCTTCGCGGTTCTGGAAGAAGATGTCGGGGTTCTGGGCGGTGCCGCGGATATGGGGATGTTCCGGGTTCATGGCATTGGCGCGGAACTCTTCGACCTTGTCCCAGGGCACCAGCTTGCGGATGTCTTCGTAGTCGATGGTCTCGATCTTCTGCACTTCGTGGGAGGTACGGAAACCGTCGAAGAAGTGGCAGAAGGGCACGCTGGCGTCAAGGGCGGACAGATGGGCGACCAGGGCCAGGTCCATGCATTCCTGCACCGAGGAGGAGCAGAGGAAGGCAAAACCGGTCTGGCGGCAGGCCATGACGTCCTGGTGGTCACCGAAGATGGACAGCGCGTGGGAAGCCAGGGCACGGGCCGAAACATGGAAGACGCCGGGAAGCAGTTCACCGGCGATCTTGTACATGTTGGGGATCATGAGCAGCAGGCCCTGGGAAGCGGTGTAGGTGCTGGTCAGGGAGCCGGCGGCCAGCATGCCGTGCACGGCACCGGCGGCACCGGCTTCGGACTGCATTTCACGCACGGTCACGGTCTGGCCCATGAGGTTCTTGCACCCCTTGGCGGCCATTTCGTCCATGACTTCGCCCATGACGGACGAAGGGGTAATGGGGTAAATGGCAGCCGTGTCCGACAGAGCGTAGGCAATATACGCGGTGGCGTTATTGCCGTCCATGGTTTTCATTTTCGCCATCTGTTCCTCCTTGCGCGTCTATCTTGGCGCGCATGTTTTTCCGGAATGGACACACCGGCAGGCCGGTGGTCTTTCTTGTGCAAACAGAGAGGATCCATCGCATCATGCCGGGGCATGAGGGCCGGAGCGGCCCGGGCGGAAGAAGCCCGAAAAAAACGGCCGGGACCGTGCCTGTTCGCAATGGATGAGCCCTACCACAAAATTGTTTGTTTGAACAG
This is a stretch of genomic DNA from Desulfovibrio piger. It encodes these proteins:
- the nifJ gene encoding pyruvate:ferredoxin (flavodoxin) oxidoreductase; amino-acid sequence: MAKMKTMDGNNATAYIAYALSDTAAIYPITPSSVMGEVMDEMAAKGCKNLMGQTVTVREMQSEAGAAGAVHGMLAAGSLTSTYTASQGLLLMIPNMYKIAGELLPGVFHVSARALASHALSIFGDHQDVMACRQTGFAFLCSSSVQECMDLALVAHLSALDASVPFCHFFDGFRTSHEVQKIETIDYEDIRKLVPWDKVEEFRANAMNPEHPHIRGTAQNPDIFFQNREASNLYYDAVPGIVLENMKKVAAITGRKHRLFDYVGHPEADRVIISMGSSCEVIQETVNYLNERGQRVGLVKVHLFRPFSAEHLLQAIPATATTITVLDRTKEPGSLGEPLYQDVCTAFMEKGEAPTIVGGRYGLGSKDFTPGMAKAVFDNMLGLAPKNHFTVGINDDVTNLSLDVEEEIDTVPAGTVQCKFFGLGADGTVGANKQAVKIIGDNTDMYAQAYFAYDSKKSGGFTVSHLRFGKSPIQSSYLITQADYIACHKAAYVTQYDILDGIKDGGTFVLNSNWSLEDMEKHLPASMKRTIARKHLKFFNVDAVAVAQEVGLGGRINMIMQTAFFKLANVIDFDKAVALLKESIKKTYGMKGDKIVNMNIAAVDKGMDALVEIKYPESWADATEGAEVCHCGDDDYIAGVVRPILAQRGDKLPVSAMEPAGIMPLGTAACEKRGVAINVPEWVADNCIQCCQCSFVCPHAAIRPVVANDEELAGAPESFVTVPAKGKELTGMKFRMQVYAEDCLGCGSCVEVCPTKPEKRALSMKPLDTQIDAQVANLAFAEANVSIKDDLMARDTVKGSQLQQPLHEFSGACAGCGETPYVKVLTQLFGERMLIANATGCSSIWGASSPTTPYTTNKDGFGPAWGNSLFEDAAEFGCGIGLGYKQRRGALALAVKEALATEGIDDELKASLQGWLDNMDDAEGSRKFGEEILDNLDSLSEANHALAHKLWDMGDLFTKKSVWIFGGDGWAYDIGYGGLDHVLASGDDINVLVMDTEVYSNTGGQASKSTPLGAIAQFAAAGKRIGKKDLGRMAMSYGYVYVASIAMGADKQQVLKAFREAEAYKGPSLIIAYAPCINQGIRKGMGKSQEEEKLAVQTGYWPLYRFNPELAKEGKNPFQLDYTKDPNGELQAFLAGETRFAALDKKDPEVSKQLKAELDKAYNERHALYKQLASLPHPGSEN
- the pta gene encoding phosphate acetyltransferase, translated to MHRALYLTATGPRTGKRAIALGTMSILSRNMQDVAIFRPIINEPQLDDRAPDINLLLEHFKLKQDYCDTFAYTYQEVRTIINQGDRNLVIENIIQKFKELQSRHDFVLCVGTDFLGKDPVFEFELNAEIASNLGCPVMLITSGEGKTAEDVRDSLLVTRDSMAPYSLDVIATIVNRASLTRAEADDLSDIFAVDGKPGLVYAIPDEPALGRATMRDLQKGLNAEVLSGEAHLDALVGDYLIAAMHVDNFLGYLAKDQLIVTPGDRTDILLASIASRLSSSKPDIAGVLLTGGIRPSAEVSSLIEGWTGAPLPVLLTDQHTSKAFMSLQEIYGLIEPTDTRKINTVLGLYDHYVNGKEISARLNMTKPGRMTPMMFELNLIERAKANKMRIVLAEGEEPRILQATDILLRREVADIILLGNEDKINKLARELHLDVSKATIIDPTTSPKFEDYAATYAELRKAKGVTIERARDVMSDATYFATMMVKKDDADGMVSGAVNTTAHTIRPAFEFIKTKPGYSVVSSVFLMCLKDRVLVFGDCAVNPNPTSQQLAEIAVASADTARVFGIEPRVAMLSYSTGTSGKGADVDVVVEATALAKEKAPQLSLEGPLQYDAAIDPTVAKTKLPNSKVAGKATVFIFPDLNTGNNTYKAVQRAAEAVAIGPVLQGLNKPVNDLSRGCTVPDIVNTVAITAIQAAAEKQK